The genomic stretch CTGCCAGAGCTTGTGTGCTTCCAGAAGGGAAAGGTAGGCAACTAGTGTCATATCATAGTGTTGAAGAATTGTTTAAATAATGATCTATTCAAATGCTGTTTTGAGTAATACATTGAATATTGTCAAGTCTGATAACTCAAAAAATCTCTTTGCAGGCTTTATTCAAGATGAAATCCATCCTGATTGTTGCCTGCCTCCTTGGGATGGCAGTCTGCGCCCCTGTGAGGAACATAGGCTACTTCTCTTATTTCTATACCATATCAATACATATTTAAGCACTGCGTGCTGTAAATATTTGACAAAATAATTCTTACCTCCGGGACCATATAGCTGTTTTGAAGTTCTCAGTCATATCACATAATCTTTATCTGCAGATGCTCAATAGTCCAGGAACTGTAGAGGTTCAAACTTccacttttcagtccactttAGAACCTTCTGgtgcatttaaaatgttgtagGATGAATTTCAGATCATCGATTCTATGATATTGTCTCTTCTCTACAGAAACAGAGGTACATGGAGTTTGACATCCGTCACGCTCCGGCTGAGGTACAGTAAGACACCGGTCAGGGTGTGTAGTATGACTTAGGCCCACACTCAGAAACCACagtaaaagacacattttcactCTGAAGAAGCTCTGCACGCAGGTCTGCTATTATGACTCCACCACTGGTGATAATGTCTCTATTACTGAGCCTGCTGATGGCACATTTATTTGTAGCTTGTTGCTTTTTCTCTACACTCATCTAAAGTTTAAATGATGGATCTGATCTTCGCAGGCAGCCCAGGCTATTCCCGCTGGAGCAGCACTGGGAACTCTGGATGTTGTAAGAGcttattgattttgttttcccCCATTTTAAATGAGTCTTTTATATGATAATCATGACTATTTTCATTTCCAGCTGCTCCCAGTTGATGACCAGAAACAGCTTCTTGCAGGACCTGTAAGTGACACAATATTGAAGAATTTAAGATGTAATGTAAGCCTGCACCACCCTTTAGAGACCACGAGAAGAGCTACATGATACATGAAGTACCGCAGTTTttaagtgcatgtgtgtgattttCTCCTCCACAGGTCCGTGGCTTCATCAAGCAGGAGGTCCTCGAGCCAAACGGGATGGACACCAAGGACGTGGTAAGTGCCTGCAGATTCTCCTTTCTCTGACACAAGTTGTGTGAGATGTTATTGAACTCATGatcttttttcactttctccCCTGATCCAGTACATCCCCTTTGGATTTGACCAGCCAGCTGTCGCCCCTGttgcacctgctgctgctgcccctgCTGCCCCTGCTGCTCCCGCCGCCGCAGCTCCAGCTGTTCCAGCTGCTCCGGCTGCcccagctgctcctgctgcccctGTAAAAATGACTATATTTTGAGCCATTTAAGTTTGTTGAAGAATGTGTCGCTGTCCGCTGTCAACCATATCAATGGTTTGATTGcttttaatgtacagtaaaagCTTCAAATGGAAGCGTAATGTAGGAAAGGGAATTGCATTGAAGTAGTGGCGAGGGCAATAAGTTCATTCTAATAAATGAGTATTATGTCAGGAGCATTGTCTTCCAACTATTTCTGCTGAAGTGTTGAGAAACATCGACTCATCAGCTGGCATGTGAGAGACAGTCCTCACTCCTGATTGGCTCATCTGAAGCCTCTGTCATTTCAGGCTGCCAAACCCAGCGGcgatgacgatgatgacgatgactAAACAATCAGACTCAGCAGGACAGCACAGAACAGGTAAACTTGCACACACAGAGTCTACCGTATTACTGACATACTTCCAACTTTTAGGTTAAACAAAATTgagttttaatttgtatttcagATGTGATTGCTCCACATTTCATTTCAGGCAACCGATGCAATGAGACCAGAAGCTGGTGACAGATGACTAGCCAGCACTTCTGTTGAAACCTGAAAAATATGGTGCTACGGCCTTGAAAGGAAACCAGAGCCATAGATGGATTTTAAGCGATAGGTGGTTCTCTGTAGATGGTGCTTTGCTTTTCTATGAAAGaaattggtaaaaaaaaaattaaaaatgttatgttttgaATTAAAGAATGATGCAATGCAGTGAAATATTAGTGTGTTTTGAATCATTTAACTTTTGTTGTCTGAGTCATTTTGCTACAACTATCCTTcatgataaataaaaatgaccCTGAGAGATTTCTCAGGGCAGAATATTAGAAACACTGCAGAATAATGATGGAATTAATATAGTCTAGTCCTACAccaacacttttttttgcatCAGAAACATCCAATTTAATTAACTTCTCTATGACGGtgtcaaaaaacattaaaagtatCATAAAAGTAGACTTTATGTCAACAAAGATTTATTGGACTGCAGTCAATTTAAAAGGCGTGTCTAATTAAGTGACCACTGAGTGTGTATTGAATAATATCCCATAAAAACATACCTATACCTCAACCACCTTTAAAATCCTTGCGTATCTGATTGTAGTACCAGGAAATTTAATCATGACTCTCATTCGGCATGTTTTGATGAGATTATTATAAAAACTGCTTTTGGACTTTTTAACAATAACATCTGAAGATTATTGAAGCAAACACGTGAAGGAGGTGTTAGTCTACTTTCTTATTGTTTAAATGGATAATATGTCGGCATAAAATACATGTGAGTTTCAAATTCATCTGTGTTTCACCCTTAGTTAGCTGGATTACACTGTGAAGTTGATCTGCTTTGCCCTTTGAGGCATCATCATATGCTTTAACTGGCAAAACTGGCAGGTTTTCTGCCTCAGtgtatcattatgaagtaactgttgactgcataatatatatAACCTGTGAAAAGGAAGGCCAAGTGGTTATCCTGTCCTATTATTGACTAAATGATTGAATACATTCATGTTTTGTGCTGTGAAGTTGTTATTTGCTGCtctgaacaaaacagaaagtatCCAGTTGTCTTTACAGCAGAAAAATTGTAAAATAATGTTGTCTGTTGCCACTTTAACTTGTTTAACTCTTGTTTTGTTCCCCAGTTAGCACACAATACAATGCTTTATGAACCATTTCTTAAGCAACTGTATCAAGTGAGGTCTATAAAGCTTTATTAAtggtttattattaatttacaaatacatttcattgtttgttcacAGTGGGATTATCTGTAGTTGAAtcaaaggtgttattgataatattCAGCCGCTAAATGTAGCATAccatctccccctcctccatcaCTGCTTTCACATCACAACACTGCTGTGGTTCGAATCATCGGCCCCCTcgagtggttgccagtttgttgcactACCGATGCTAGCGCTAGCTAGGTAATGTTAACATTGCTATCGCTTTCTAGCTAGCTTTGGCTCTGTACCTTTCTTTTCTGCAGATGTATTATTTTGTCTGCATGAAAATGTCATTGATATGactttaccatttattaatgatagtTAATTCTAGTATGTTACAGCACAATTAACAAACAACACTATAATGAATATGAACTATGCAATACTACATTTGCTTCGGGGCTCTGTGGAGGATCTGTGTTGTGACTGTTACTCTCTGCTGGCAGGGCAGAGAGGCACTGGGACGAGGCACTCAAACGTCAGGGTGACCAGGTGTCATACGTTTTGTGGGACTGCACAGCCAACAAAGTTTATCCCCTGCCTCCATGTCCCTCACATGGACCTCACGTCCCACATTTTGATTGCCTATAGTTTTCAAAAGTTAAACCACTGCAGGCTTTTGCCACTCTTTCCTAAAATTTGGCCTTAATCCAGTCgctgtgaagaaaaacagtGACGGCCGTCTGTTGGGGAGGATTCTTAGTCATCGCGGTCACGGATGAACTGTTGAGGCTGTCATCACggggatgtgtttttttgtgtcaatCAAACTGCACAAACGTGGGTTCAAGTGCAGGTTAACCTGTCACTGTCTTCGCTGCCTACGCTGTGCCGGCATGATAGAGACTGGTATCAGCAACAGAAATAACTAACATTTAACTAAAGGTGTAGCACTGCCAATGATACAGGTCAGCAGACTGGGGTAGTGAGTTAGTAGTCATTTTTCGACACAGAGATTacaaaacagaagagaaaaaaaagtcatgcaATGGTACAAAAGAAGCATGCTGCTTTTTTGAAATTATATCGAAATGTTGAACGACCTCTCAGGATTTATTAACCTGTCCTTTTTAGAAACATACTATTTGTTCCACATGTGGCTTGTTGGGATCTTATCACCGTCTGGAAAACCCAACTTGAGTCCTTCATAAAGAATTCCactgtccagcagcattaatAAACTTAACAAATCATCCACTGGCTTCTGTTAACTGAGAAAGACGGGAAAGGTTGCATTTTTGAATCCTCACGCCAATCCCCTCGCATATGGCcaataaacatgtaaattgcCACAGATTGTTATATAAAGCTCCACCGAGTGATAAATCTGACAttgtttcatatatttaatcCACATTACTGCAACTGTCATACAGGCAGAATCAAGCAGGAGCAAGCAGAGTGAAGGTGTGTCCACTGCTCTAGACAGTGTAATCAAACCGAGCCTGCTATTACACAGAAAGTGGATTTGACCACTGGTCATTTACTAAAGCTGAAGACTAGACACCTGCACTGTACCTACTCATTGGGGAACATCACTCCCATCGGCTCTGATTGGCTCTCAGGTGAGCTGGTGCCCTATAAAAGGTGAAGCTTCTCTGTGGTAGATACGATCGACTGGCATCATCCTCCGATATCAACCCTCCATCATCCTCTACAGTGGTGTTAAGGTGAGTTTTGAAGAACTTCAGTGTCCGGGCATGCTTTTTCTCGTAGGATAGCAACCATTCCGCCACGAGTCTGAACTGATTGTGTTAATGTGATGCTAAATTGTGTGTGCAGGACTTGGAAAAATCTGCAAAAATGAAATTGGCCATCCTTTGCCTCTGTCTGGCGAGCACGGTCTCGGCCGCACCTGTAAGTTTTATTACAGAAAAATAGACAGAGGATGCTCTCATGTCCTCATTTTTGCAATTTTCAGGTAAAGTTGTGATGTTCCCTTGATGtaactttttgtgtttttgccttCATTTCCAGTCCTTCTTTCATTACCTGCCTCATTACGCAGGCTCCAGACAACCATCTTCACAGGTAAACATGCTTCCTGCTTAACATCTTGCGTGGAagattgttgatttttttctatGCCGAAATGACACATTTACATACTCTTCTGAGCAGAGTTTCTTTATGAAACACCTGGTATTTCCTGCCTGCTgacaattttctttcttttttcttaccaTTTCACATTCATTCAGGTGAAAAACTCCTTCGCAGCTGGTCAGCCTCTACCACAGCCTATACCTGGAGCGTACAGTGTGGAGCTGGTGTGTCACactctttcttttctcataTGCAGGCTTTTATTCAATTTGCTTTTAGAAATATTGGCCTATTCTTATACACTTTTTCCATTCTTCTTTTGGGTCAGATTTATCCCCACAGATTCCCTGGTACAGGTGGAGCAACACAGGTAAGCAcacattttgcagaaaaataATTTTTCTGATAAGAAGCGGTAAAACATCATCTAACTGGTCACCACCAGTCACTGATtttagtctttttcttttctttctttctgcagcCCTTCCCCTCTCACGGTTTCATCAAATACTCCATCCCTCAGCCACCAGGCAGACAGAGTGTGGAAGTGGTGAgtagttttttcccccctcttgaAGATTACTCACATTATTTGgactgaaaacacatcagttacTGCTTGTAGTAGCATGTTTGGTAGGTTTATTTATAATTGTATGcccttttgttttatctttacaTTTGCAGTACTACCCCTATGACTTCTCCCAGCAGAGGGTAAACACTTTAAACTTTGAGATATGACAATGCATAACCTAAATAACTTCtgtatcattttaaaaagtgctaAATGAGCttattttctttggtttcagaTAATGACAAACATGCCTCCCATGGCAAATGTCCCCGTGATGCCAAATGTGAGACATAATTTCTTCCAAAGGATGCCTtttcttatatatttttttatttactatgTTTTACTAAACACTTATCTTTTCACAGGTGCTGCCATTTGACTATCCTCCTCAAAATATTCCCCAGCAAATCCCAAATGTGAGAAAAAGAGCAATTACATACACAATAGTGTCAATGTGTTTTCCGTTGTTTATTTGCCAGATTCTGAGCATTTCCTCAATTTCTCTCAAACCTCTCACTgagtttttactttttctctttttcagatTCCCTCATTTGATGCCAATCCTCTCCCGTCCCAGGATCCCATGCAGCCTCTCCAGCAGGACCAGCCCACACAGACAAGCCAGGTTCTTATCAATCTATACATCACATTTAGTGTATTCAAGTTTGACAAGGGTTGTACTGCAAATTAATGCATATGTTGTGTGAAATGTATCACATTTGtctgttattttttcctttgCAGATGCCAGCAAAGGTGTGAAGTGGCTGAGATGCACATGAAGCAATATTTATTTCTCCCTAACATTCAGACATCTTCAACTTGTTAAATAATTTGAACTGAATCTGTTTCTGCAACACATGGATGTGCTttctaaaattaaaataaaatgctaagATGACGATAAAATAACCACCTTTTTGTTTAGGAATAGCACTCAACTAAATTATGACATCTACATAGAACGAAACACATTCTGAAGAATTTTGTGCTTTACTTTAGTCTTCATAGATTTccctttttatttcattgatgAGGCATTTTGTAATGCTGTATTTCCACATCATGTAACACATGTGCTGCATATGTTTGTTAACTCATTTTAACTTTTCCTTAAACGTCTTTTGCCCTTAAGAAATAAAGTCTAAGTTTTCAAGCAATCTGggtttttgtcctgtgtttattcaaagagtttCAGAATTCAGTTGGTGTTATTTGAATGGTAAAAACACGGCATTAGAGCTGCGAGTAACAACTGAACATGTGTCCACtagatattattattttcttttttgtataaTACTTcagaaaacattgaaaaaaacaggCCTATTTCAATTTCTCAGGGCCCAAGGTGTCATCTTCAAAACACATTCTTTGTCCAAAACACAAGGAGGTTCAATTTGCAATGCtattaaacagagaaaaacagcaaaaactcacatttgaaaatgtgaaactatcaaatattttgaattgtttcattttcagtcTTCTTTGGCTTCCTCCTCTGCATGTTTCAGCTCTTCCCTGATTCCAACCCACCTGATTACGATTATCAGCCAGTCAGCAAGCTCTGGTGAAGCCTGATAACAACCCATTCATATGCTCAGGTGTTAGAGCCGATTGATATCTAACACATGCAGGGCAGATTTTaaattgtcaaaatagttgcagACAAATAATTTACTACTTCTAATACTGTACAACCTGAAGTTTTCCTTGTGTTTCCCGTGTGTTCGCCTGTCTTGACTGTGTTCCTCGGTATGGCTCCCCGCTCTGATTATTCGACACAATCAGCTCATCGCTCCTCCCGCTCGGCCCACCAGCCTCTCATCAGTTCATCAGCCTTCAGGGTATTTACTCTGGCTCTCCAAACCACTCATTGCCAGGTTGTTCTTTCACCTTTATGGATCATCTTGCCATCTGCCAGCCTGCCAACAACCTCTCTGCCATCTCTGCCAGCCACAGTCACGCCTCACTAGCCCGTCACATTCATCCTGCTTCCCCCGCTCCCTCTGGACCTCATTCCCCCATCATCATTCTCTTCCTGGTTGCGATAAAACTAACTTCTTTATAATTGGTTTTCATTCATTGAACTATAtgttacaaaacacaacttGCAGAAACCTGCTAGAGTTGTTTAATCATTTACATGATGATATCTTGTCATGTACCCAGAAAATCaatatgtaaacaaaggcatcacaaagacagagaaaaaatcATTGTTATACAACatttttgatgttgttgttgactgtaAAGGTTTCCTGTTTGACCTCTGGCACTGCTAAGAAACAGTTTTTCTATTTAGGGAATCGCTTTTTTTGTCTCATGCAGGCACATGAGTATGGGTGATGAGtggctgatgaaaaaaacacatttctgccagTGGTTTCACAATATTCCACCGATAAACAGGTAGCAGTACAACACCATATTGTGTTCTTAAAGGGAACAATAAGGAGGATTGCTAAGAAAGTAAACAAGGATGTAAACAATgctgaattttgaaaaaaaaaaaaaaaatctagataATTAAAACAACCagctctgcttttgttttatgAGGGAGGAAATGCTTTCAATGCTGTTGTGAGACCTCAAGAATTCAAACAATGTGATCACATTGTAAATcaccaacacatcctcacacctAAACAACTGCATAGATTCTCTGCATTTCTCAATATGACATGTATCACTGTTTCCATAACAACATGGCCGCTTCAGCGTACACAGACCTCG from Sparus aurata chromosome 1, fSpaAur1.1, whole genome shotgun sequence encodes the following:
- the scpp5 gene encoding secretory calcium-binding phosphoprotein 5; the encoded protein is MKLAILCLCLASTVSAAPSFFHYLPHYAGSRQPSSQVKNSFAAGQPLPQPIPGAYSVELIYPHRFPGTGGATQPFPSHGFIKYSIPQPPGRQSVEVYYPYDFSQQRIMTNMPPMANVPVMPNVLPFDYPPQNIPQQIPNIPSFDANPLPSQDPMQPLQQDQPTQTSQMPAKV
- the scpp7 gene encoding secretory calcium-binding phosphoprotein 7, encoding MKSILIVACLLGMAVCAPKQRYMEFDIRHAPAEAAQAIPAGAALGTLDVLLPVDDQKQLLAGPVRGFIKQEVLEPNGMDTKDVYIPFGFDQPAVAPVAPAAAAPAAPAAPAAAAPAVPAAPAAPAAPAAPAAKPSGDDDDDDD